The Salminus brasiliensis chromosome 14, fSalBra1.hap2, whole genome shotgun sequence genome contains the following window.
AACCAAGGATGTCCCCATCAGGTGTTTTTTAGACCCTGATCCAAGCAACATTCCCTAATGCTGACTGTGGGCTGATACTGATCCAATCCAATCTTTGcattatacaaataatatagTCCCACAACTTTCTAAACTCATTTATTTTGTTCAGAAGTGACTTTTTTAATGACAGTTTTAAActttatattgtattttcttATAATTTTATTTGTTGATAGATAAAGTTTTGGCATAGGCCTGCtcgtcagcccaggtcttgcaacatcGGAACTCTCGTAGATCCTGCCAGACTTTAGTGGCAGGGGGTGGAAGCCTACCCCCAGGCCGTCGccgggaccaaactggtggcagAGGGGTGGAACATCTTCACTCTTATCAGCTCAAATAAAGCtctattttgttttgttcactgtaatttcaTCACAAAAGGATTTTTAccttctggacctgaatttccCATCTCTATTAGCTTTTACAGTCTCTATTAActtagctgcagcagagctgcccaggcagttggagccTGTTTGCCCCCGTTTCCCCCCAatctgagtaccttaatgctcaGCCTGATATGAAATAGGTACTCTCTCGGATGTCGGCTAGTTGTATTCTTCAGCTTTGCAACAATACATCAgtaatattatactatatttttTTACTAAGCTGCAGCCGAGCTGCCCAGGCTGTTGGAACTAAATGCTGGGGCAGATTTTTGCTTTCTGGGCCTAAATTTTATGTTTTAGGAAACCCAACAGTTTCCTAACAGCATTCTGCAAACTTCAGGCCTAAATGATCAGGCACGTTTTTCCAACTGTACTGAGCTTTGAAATAATCTCAAGTAGACTTAAGTAGGTATCAGTATTTAAAGTAAGTGAAGTTGTGGAAATTGTAGGGCAGGCCCTGTCCAGTTTGCCCCCATTTCTATCCGAGTACCTTAACCCCTTAGGCAGCCTATGCCTCACCAGCGGCTGAAAGAGTTATACAGAGTGTTATTCAGATTTGACAGGGTTCTGGGCTTAAGAGTTTATACCATACAGCATTAAAACACCAGCCTGTTTCTATGCATCAAAACAGCTCCAAAGGTGTCGTTAAGGcctgaactccacaagacctctgaaggtgtcgtTGAGGcctgaactccacaagacctttgaaggtgCCCTGttgtgtctggcaccaagaagttaacagcagatcctttaagtcctgtaggttgtgagtgagatggggcctccatgggtcGCATCAATGACCTTTGGGCAAACCCATTAGACTGTCTCCGGTTCAAGTGGTTGTCCTTACttgcagcacttttggtaggtactgaccacattGGGATGCATATtgggaacaccctacaagacctgcctgatgttttggagatgttctgatccggtcatctagccatcacatttTGATTCTTGTCAAAACGGCTCAGCTTGACTGATTTTTCTGCTCCTGCATCATCTTCAATACCTGACTTTTTATTTCCTGCTTAATATGTTGATCCCTTTGACAGATGCTACTGTAAAcagataattaattaaattccctttagctggttttaatgttttggctgatcagtgtattgttggttctgtttgttatttgtttttGATGCTTTGGTGAAACTCACAGGCTAAGCGTTTCTCTTTTCTGTAGGGTACTGATGTTCTCAGGCGCCCCCTTTCTATGACTCCTGTAGTGCACAATGGGAAAACACCAGGCATTCCTACTGCTGCTCCTGTCCCTGCTGACTGCTGCTGAGGTAAGGActgcgtgtgtgagtgtttatgtTGCACATGGCAGATATGCATGTTAAAGATTATTACAGACATATATAGGCAGATATGTACGTATGTTTAGTACCTGTGTGCATAGAGGCATGTACTCCAATATGGATTAACAGCATGCTGCTGACTTTGCCAAGTTTACATGTTTAAACCTGAAAGAGCAAAGCCATTGCTTTTTGCTTACTGAGGACAGGTTCAGGGTTAGATTTAGACAATTCATTTTACATATTACAGATAGGCAGTtgcatatacactgatcagccataacattagcaccactgacagatatcaggcaggtcttgtggggttttcctagtatgcagtggtcagtacctacaaaaagTGGTCTAAGGAACAACAACTGCTGAACTGGGTCatgatagggtcatgatgcaaTCCATCCACCTCTCAGTTTTCAGGActtgatctgctgctaatgtcttggtgccagataccacaggagaccttgtgaagtccatgcctggaTGGGTTAGAGCTGTTTTGATGGCATGAGAGGGACATATTCAATACTAGGCACTATATGTactaattttatggctgatcagtgtgtgtgtatatatatatatatatatatatatatatatatatatatatatatatatatatatatagagagagagagagagattatcaGGACAATATAATatcattatatattaatatcatttaatattaatattaatatcattcATTTCAGGAAAACTATGAATgagaatgtgtcccaatacttttgtccagggTTTGTCTATAATGGGACACATGTTTTATTGTATATCCTcatattgttttaaaaacaaactgtgtatgtgtgtgttgcaggtgtGTCGGGGTGAGGATGTGACAGCTatgactgtgatgtcacagagaGGGGAAGTGACTGATATCCCAGTTTCCCCTGATGTTGTGAAGGTGTCCAGAGGGCAGATCCTGGCTGCTCAGTTTGAGTGTTACCTCAAAATACTGCACGACCCACCACACACTGATGCAGGTCAGACACAaagacacatacacaaacacacagttatGTCTGTAACTAAAATACACCTGAAAGCCTGGCGATCGCCGTTCTCTGATGTGAACTCCCCTCATCAATAAcagtgcccccaacactaggagggtgaagactagcatgtcTCCTCCAACAAGCCAGCCGCTGCCTCTTtttgagctgctgctgatgcagcattgctaggtagCCAATGTGCTTGGTGGAAAGCGTGGCTCTGCAGCTCTGATGCAGAGACCTGCTAACAGAGATATAAAGTAATGCAAGGAGGAAGTACCGTCTACCCACCCTGAAGagtctgagacagctgctgatggcaaacagcaTGACTCATGATTCAGGACTCAGGATCAGCAAACcagccttagtccactggaccattCGGATGCCCAGTATAACCTATTTCTGTTGAGTTGTGTGTCCTAGACTCAATTTTACCACTAGCCCTAATAGTCAAATAATACAAGAGAACAGATGTTtacacaggtgtacaggtgtaagTTTGATTGGCCCAAATTAAGGTCCTTTGGTCTGGACCGTGGTGTGAGGCACCTTTCATGCTGACCTGCTATCATGGTTTGGACCAAACAAGGTAGGAATGAAAGAACCTTATgcttatgtatgtttatgtaggcTTATGTCAGTTGCACAGCTTATGTAGGTGCCATGTGGCCTCATGAATGCTGCCCTACAGTGGAGTTAAACTGAGTAGTCTCAGCCTGGGGCTTCAGCATCTTCTTGTGGAGCGGATAAAGACATCTGTAGCGAGTGTCCTGATGCCGGGTTCAAATGAGAAGGTTGGATCAAAGATTATGGCAGGATCACAgacatctctgtaaagctgaggAGCAGCCAGGCAGGGGCTGCTTGTGCGAGAGAGTGCTCAGGAGTGAAGGGGAAGACTATTCTCTCTCCTGAAAGAAAGGAAGTGGAGTTTGTCAGTGTCACTCTTGCCCAGTGCCTGACTTTCTTTGAGTTTCTTCCCTGTCTATGTGCGTCAGGCTTCCTTGGATTGTGTACAGGGCTCTGAtttgaggaagcacatgctcTCGTCTTTTGTTTTCTGCTCCTTGAGGTTTGCATGTTGTGATTGTCGCACTGCTCCGGTCTCTTTCTCTATGAAGCTACTATAAACAGTGCGTCCGTCATGTCAGCTCTTATGAGGTTCTCACTGCCACCAATTATTTTTCTAGCCATGCGGAAACTCGGAAACTAGGGAATAGCTGGCCTTAAAGTCAGATCGAAACCGCGTTCACCTTACCCACGGTTGGGTCAGCcaacttttttattttgacactttaGGTTAAGGTATTTTCTGGACCTGAACTTCCCATCGCTAGAAAATTCATACTACATATAGGCAgttacatataatacatattgtGGTTGCTGAGTAGTACAACTGCTCTACACATGGGTCCTATCATCAAGTGATTGCTGGTTCAATCCCTTGGTGTTGCCACGGTCATCTGTGGCAGGGGGTCCCAGAAAGCATacctggccttgctctctctagctGGTCCAGGAGCTTCATAATTGGGTTAAATCAAGGGAGAGAATTCCCTCCGTGACTGAGATCAGGAGCTGTCTCCcccctgtactgtactgtaaaatgcACTGCTATCACCAATGCATGCATGTTTATCAGCAGGGAAGTCAACAAACTGTGCTGGGCTCCAGCCCTCCTCCAGCTTCAGAATTGGAAGGGTATGTGGACAACATCCTTACAAATACTTTAAGCCATAAAGTTAGAGCTATGTTTCTCTGCTGCCCCCTTTAGGACCCTACTGTAACCGCACGTGGGACGGATGGCTGTGTTGGGCAGATTCGTCTCCAGGGACGGCATTGCAGCCCTGCCCCAACTACTTTCAGGACTTCGATCCCGCTGGTGAGCCATAGGGAATATTTCTGATTGGTAATGTAAGGACCCGTTGAGTTAGATCTCAATCTGAAAAGCCTTGTTGCTTCAGGGTTCACAGTTCACAACTGACCACTCACATGTATATCTGAGCTAGTCTATGATGGCAATATCTATTTTACCATGCAGGGAACTGAACATAGAGAGTAGTGGTGCTACTACAAAATTCCAAACAGACAATTTTACCAGGAGTGGGGTTCGAACCCACGCGGACATACATCCATTGGATCTTAAGTCCaacgccttaaccactcggccaccctGGTGAGCATGTGGGCTGCTGGATGAACATGTGGTAAAAGTCATTAAGTAACACTGCATCAGCATCTCAGCTCATAAATGGTGGGGCTGTAGGGAGCGGTGCATTGATTAGAGCACGAGGGTAttgatcacatggttgtgggGTCTATTCCGGGACTCAGTGTTAAGGTAATAGTGCTTAAACATGACCAGTTAGCTAGGTTTCGATCTCCCTAGTCAGCATACTCCCATGATGTGCGTTGTTACTATGGTAACCAGCAAATCACATTCAGCCACTTGTACACTTAAAATCTGAACAGTCTAGAAATCAGACTGAAGAGACAAAATTTGATTTGCCCTGCAGTGTGAAGAAAGCTCTAGGTACTGCAATAAGGGTTTTCAGCCTTGCCATGCATTTGGTTACTGCTGTGAAGTCTTCTCTAATCTGTACTGCTTTCCCAGAGAAAGTGACCAAAGTGTGCAACCCAGACGGTCAGTGGTTCCGACACCCAGACAGCAACCGACTGTGGTCCAATTACACCCTTTGCAGCGCGTACACTAAAGAGAAAGTCACGGTAGGTGCATTTTAACCTGTTTTTAGGCTAAagcaaaacttaaaaaaaaacttaattatTTTTACCTTCACAACAAATGTTTGGTGCCtgaaatacaatataataaactgttataaataaataatgcaataatGCAGTAACTCAAAAAACACCCTGCAGTCAGCTACTGCAGGGTGTTTTTTGAGTTAGCTCAACTTAACTCTCCAAACTCACattttttacttctgcatctcagtttggtcaacaatacatattgagttgagcctcaaaaacattagtaaacgAGCTGCAGCTGATTAAAGATGTTatatttagtctgtggctcctcaaTTAGTTTACTGTTCCCGTCTGCAGGTCAGAACATCCTCTGTCACAATAGGgggaggccttcctattctcagactcccagtcatggagggctgtggtgttgattgGATTTGGACTTATGATCTCCTGAGTCTCTTGACAaacagacagttagacagttgcaccactctagagctgtgaaataatGTACAatttctgtgtccaagaaaAAAACGGAAATTTACTTTatttagtgtaatttcacagctctagaccggccctacggtctaactgctgctcatcaagtgtaaGGAGATCATACGTTTAAACCCCAGCGTGGACTCTAGCGCTCCATTGccaaaagcctcccagtctggcgAAGTTATGTTATAGGGGAGGTTCTTATCTGGGTTCTGgttccagctgcagctcatctactgatgtttttttgtggATCAGCTcaatatgtattgttgaccaaactgaaatACTGAAGTTAAAAATGTGGGTTTggagaacttttgactaaactaaTGCTCTGAACACAGAATCAggatatgtatttttttaaactgagGTTTTTGTCTGGGTTGTAGCCTTACGTCCACACAAAAACTCAAACTAACGCTTGTTTCTGTCTGAATCTCAGCCAGGAATCCTTACTCCCTATATAATGAACTACATCTATCATAAAAATTCACATTTCCACTAATGAATAGATGTAAAGAAAGTTCTATTACAGATGTATGATGCTCCATTCAGACATCCATCATTTCATGACTTGCATAGTAAtgtgtaatttgggattaaaccATGATGTTTTAACATCTCTCTTTATGAGGTATTTATGTATGCGAATCAAATATGTGTGGAAAATATGTGTGGCTGGGGAATGAactgagttaactcaaaaaactTTATCGTTTTAGATTGCATTTAATTTTTTCCTACACTATTTGCATTCACCTTCACTGTCCTTGTTGAAAGCAACATTTCCATGCAAAACTCAAGGCGACTGTAATCAGCTGCAGTCGGTCTGATTGTCTGATTACCTCGCCTAAAAACAAGTGCATTTTCTGCTCCCGGTAAAAGTGAATTATAAAGGGCATTTCAAGGCTGTTACAAGCATTTTGCATATGCAGAAACTAGTGAATGAGTGTATTCTCATatgtcttttctctctctctctctgtaggttGCATTCACCATGTACTatctggtggtggtgggtcatGTGCTGTCTTTGGTCTCCCTAGTcatatccatcttcatcttttCTTACTTTAAGTGAGTAAATGGAAAGAGAGCCACATAAACACACCTTACACCTTGACTTTATATgataaatataatttctggATGTCTGTGTtgaaagtatatatatatatattataatatatatataaggacCACTTACTGGTCATTACTTTAGAGGTCCTCTGAATGGTGGTGAAGTGGTTCCTCTTTGGCATCACCTGAAggaccatttgaagcacctttattttaggaGTGTACCCTCTCCATGTTGACGctgttatttgagtgtttgtggggtttttttgtgttCAGGTGTTTAAGCTGCCAGAGGATCTCTCTCCACAAGAACATGTTTATGTCCTTCATCCTAAACTCCATACTGATGGTGATCTGGTTCACCATGGTCTTCTTTGACGAGCAACTGGCTGCTACCAACCCAGTGAGTTCATAACCATCAGCTGTatcaacagtttttttttttttttactttatttactcCCATCAGGtcagaactccccctatcacatggggaggcttttgacaatggagTGCTGAGCCTTTGCTAGGATTTGAGCTGATGATCTTTTCACACTTGGTGAGCtacagttagaccgtagggccactctggagctgtg
Protein-coding sequences here:
- the calcrl2 gene encoding calcitonin gene-related peptide type 1 receptor isoform X2 codes for the protein MGKHQAFLLLLLSLLTAAEVCRGEDVTAMTVMSQRGEVTDIPVSPDVVKVSRGQILAAQFECYLKILHDPPHTDAGPYCNRTWDGWLCWADSSPGTALQPCPNYFQDFDPAEKVTKVCNPDGQWFRHPDSNRLWSNYTLCSAYTKEKVTVAFTMYYLVVVGHVLSLVSLVISIFIFSYFKCLSCQRISLHKNMFMSFILNSILMVIWFTMVFFDEQLAATNPIGCKILASLIHYTFCSNYFWMLCEGIYLHTLIIVAVFVGEQQLGWYYLLGWGFPVIPAVMHAVARLLFYDDQCWISNTNLLYIVHGPIQVALVVNLFFLLNILRVLITKLRVTHKTESNVYMKAVRATLILVPLMGAHFILVPLQPEGRLPLAVYEFFMNLFTHFQGLLVAIIFCFSNGAVSYKAQVCSVQSSMEETPGHHRLSLQLPHQLVHH